In one window of Aphidius gifuensis isolate YNYX2018 linkage group LG4, ASM1490517v1, whole genome shotgun sequence DNA:
- the LOC122853852 gene encoding uncharacterized protein LOC122853852 gives MLVDDILLNDDDNDSFYDSEVSDTSDDNVDDDDPRERRVLHRIQNYIELTVNFYEIESFENTFGLKDVMYQFAQTNFLINNEPLPNAIPHEKAFLMTLWYMANTESFRQISDRFDLIRSHDIHQKQEISEEFQQLQDILGVIGSIDGCHIRIRRPIENQREYINRKRYSSILLQGVVNSQRLFTDVHIGEPGSMHDARVLRRSLVYEP, from the exons ATGCTAGTCGATGATATATTgctaaatgatgatgataatgattcaTTTTATGATTCTGAGGTTTCTGACACTTCTGATGacaatgttgatgatgatgatccacGAGAACGTCGAGTTTTACATCGAATTCAAAATTACATTGAACTTACTGTTAATTTCTATGAAATAGAGAGTTTCGAGAACACTTTCGGCTTAAAAGACGTTATGT atCAATTTGCTCAAACTAATTTTCTGATTAATAATGAGCCTCTGCCAAATGCAATACCTCATGAAAAAGCATTTTTAATGACTCTTTGGTACATGGCAAATACAGAATCATTTCGTCAGATTTCTGATCGATTTGATCTG ATCAGGTCTCATGACATCCATCAGAAACAGGAGATCAGCGAGGAGTTTCAGCAACTCCAAGATATTCTTGGTGTCATTGGATCAATTGATGGATGTCATATTAGAATTCGAAGACCAATTGAAAATCAAAGAGAATACATTAATAGAAAAAGATACTCGAGTATTTTATTACAAGGAGTAGTGAATAGTCAGAGACTGTTCACTGACGTTCACATAGGTGAGCCTGGATCAATGCATGATGCCAGAGTGCTGAGAAGATCACTGGTGTATGAGCCCTAA